The Ammospiza caudacuta isolate bAmmCau1 chromosome 17, bAmmCau1.pri, whole genome shotgun sequence genome has a segment encoding these proteins:
- the C1QTNF8 gene encoding complement C1q tumor necrosis factor-related protein 8, whose protein sequence is MSSVILLLLLLLPAGDAGSEELPRRRLACVRCCGPSEQPVSIFSQRSARMSGHPQYPLPKIQPTIDITILKGEKGEMGERGFPGAAGKAGERGSRGLSGRKGQKGQPGPQGHPCKQLFAAFSVGRRKALHSSDYFQLVTFDTELVNLYQHFNMFSGKFFCYVPGVYYFSLNVHTWNFKETYVHVMRNEQAVAILYAQPSDRSIMQSQSLMLDLQEGEEVWVRMFKRERENAIYSEESDLYIIFNGHLIKPALE, encoded by the exons ATGAGCTCCgtgatcctgctgctgctgctgctgcttcccgcCGGCGATGCCGgttctgaggagctgcccaggcgGCGCCTGGCGTGCGTCAGGTGCTGCGGGCCCTCGGAGCAGCCCGTGTCCATCTTCTCCCAGAGGTCTGCCAGGATGAGCGGCCATCCCCAATATCCCCtgcccaaaatccagcccaCTATCGACATCACCATCCTCAAAG GCGAGAAGGGCGAGATGGGCGAGCGCGGGTTCCCCGGAGCGGCGGGGAAGGCGGGAGAGCGCGGATCCCGCGGGCTGAGCGGCCGCAAGGGCCAGAAGGGGCAGCCGGGcccccagggccacccctgCAAGCAGCTCTTCGCCGCCTTCTCTGTGGGCCGCCGCAAGGCCCTGCACAGCTCCGACTACTTCCAGCTCGTCACCTTCGACACGGAGCTCGTCAACCTCTACCAGCACTTCAACATGTTCTCCGGAAAGTTCTTCTGCTACGTGCCCGGCGTTTACTACTTCAGCCTCAACGTGCACACCTGGAACTTCAAGGAGACCTACGTGCACGTGATGAGGAACGAGCAGGCCGTGGCCATCCTGTACGCCCAGCCCAGCGACAGGAGCATCATGCAGAGCCAGAGCCTGATGCTGGATCtgcaggaaggggaggaggtTTGGGTCAGGATGTTcaagagggagagggaaaacGCCATTTACAGCGAGGAGTCGGATCTTTACATCATCTTCAACGGGCACCTGATCAAACCCGCCCTGGAGTAG